The proteins below come from a single Rosa rugosa chromosome 2, drRosRugo1.1, whole genome shotgun sequence genomic window:
- the LOC133734506 gene encoding DNA polymerase I B, chloroplastic/mitochondrial-like produces the protein MAMGFSSFQTSHLRPCPSYFSLLRACPLSSSSSRSLWTPSVSRRVLDCKPEVYVGRLRGVQAAKSYNTLTSEGKSNDSRYAWRAAVTRLRKEKQEVESSYRSKTYSEGNIKTITPEKVDNSSYEMGDVTLYETHGEGSNVDRVNGYAHDNPDVVASVGIDNPSVEKVNGYAHDGPRLGVATPPRSGKEVKSKGPLLGKTSKVRKGIDSGHSKVEAGNVMNRDKSDVKSSESKAATPVHSKEDLRKTLNNIYDKVLIVNSVSIAKKVVRMLRGEYRHLVHACDTEVAEIDVKKETPVDHGQIICFSIYSGPDVDFGNGKSCIWVDVLDGGGKELLLEFAPFFEDPSIKKVWHNYSFDNHVIENYGFKVSGFHADTMHMARLWDSSRRLKGGYSLEALTHDPKVMSGAPSCEENDLIGKISMKTIFGRKKLKKDGTDGKITILDPVEVLQREERKPWICYSALDAISTLKLYESMKNQLSNRQWEIDGIPAPGTMFDFYKKYWQPFGELLVQMETEGMLVDRGYLAEIEKLAKSEQEVAVNRFRKWASSFCPDAKYMNVGSDVQLRQLLFGGTVNSKDSNQALPNERTFRVPNTDKVIEEGKSTTPKFRNITLHTIGVNLPTEIYTATGWPSVSGDALKILAGKISSEYDFMDPAPDMESVDDGDSCETVSDEYLGKEEIISENLDRSDYGTALQAFESEEKGKEACHAIAALCQVCSIDSLISNFILPLQGSNIAGKNRRIHCSLNINTETGRLSARRPNLQNQPALEKDRYKIRQAFVAAPGNSLIVADYGQLELRILAHLSNCKSMLDAFKAGGDFHSRTAMNMYQHIREAVENKEVLLEWDPQPGQDKPPVPMLKDTYGSERRKAKMLNFSIAYGKTPVGLSRDWKVSVQDAEKTVELWYKERKEVRRWQEERKKEAKEFRCVRTLLGRARWFPSLTRASRAQRGHIERAAINTPVQGSAADVAMCAMLEISNNARLKDLGWRLLLQVHDEVILEGPSESEEVAKAIVVDCMSKPFGGKNILNVDLAVDAKCAQNWYAAK, from the exons ATGGCTATGGGGTTCTCCTCCTTCCAGACCAGCCATTTGAGGCCTTGCCCTTCTTATTTCTCTTTATTACGGGCTTGTCCTCTGTCTTCTTCGTCTTCTAGGTCCCTATGGACTCCTTCAGTTTCAAG GCGAGTTTTGGATTGCAAGCCAGAGGTCTATGTTGGGCGCCTAAGGGGTGTCCAGGCTGCCAAATCATATAATACTTTGACCTCTGAAGGAAAATCCAACGACTCTAGATATGCCTGGAGAGCTGCGGTTACTCGCCTGAGGAAAGAAAAACAGGAAGTGGAAAGTTCTTACAGAAGTAAGACATACTCTGAAGGAAATATAAAAACGATTACCCCTGAAAAGGTTGATAACAGTAGCTATGAGATGGGGGATGTAACTTTATATGAGACACATGGTGAAGGAAGTAATGTGGACAGAGTAAACGGTTATGCGCACGATAATCCAGATGTAGTAGCTTCTGTAGGAATTGACAATCCTAGTGTGGAAAAGGTGAATGGTTATGCACATGATGGTCCAAGACTGGGTGTGGCTACGCCACCCAGATCAGGGAAGGAAGTTAAGTCCAAGGGGCCATTATTGGGGAAGACCTCAAAGGTCAGGAAAGGGATTGATTCTGGACATAGTAAAGTTGAAGCCGGTAATGTGATGAACAGGGACAAGTCCGATGTAAAATCTTCTGAATCTAAAGCTGCTACACCAGTACATAGTAAGGAAGATCTTCGCAAGACACTTAATAACATTTACGACAAAGTTCTCATTGTCAATAGTGTCTCTATTGCAAAGAAAGTCGTTAGGATGCTTAGAGGAGAATATAGGCATCTTGTCCATGCCTGTGACACAGAG GTGGCCGAGATAGATGTTAAGAAAGAAACACCTGTAGATCATGGACAGATAATATGCTTCAGTATATATTCTGGACCAGATGTGGATTTTGGAAATGGAAAGTCCTGCATCTGGGTGGATGTTCTTGATGGTGGCGGCAAGGAACTTCTACTTGAATTTGCTCCATTTTTTGAAGATCCCTCCATTAAAAAG GTTTGGCACAATTATAGCTTTGATAACCATGTAATTGAGAACTATGGGTTTAAGGTTTCTGGCTTTCATGCCGACACCATGCACATGGCCCGCTTGTGGGATTCATCAAGGCGGTTAAAGGGTGGTTACTCTCTTGAAGCTCTAACACATGACCCAAAGGTCATGTCTGGGGCACCATCATGTGAGGAGAATGACTTGATTGGTAAGATATCAATGAAGACAATATTTGGcagaaagaaattgaaaaaagatggTACCGATGGGAAAATAACAATCCTTGACCCAGTTGAAGTGCTACAAAGAGAGGAGAGAAAACCATGGATCTGTTATTCTGCGTTAGATGCAATAAGCACACTAAAGCTTTATGAGAGTATGAAAAACCAACTCTCCAATAGGCAGTGGGAAATTGATGGAATTCCAGCTCCTGGAACCATGTTTGATTTCTATAAAAAATACTGGCAACCATTTGGCGAGCTCTTAGTTCAGATGGAAACCGAGGGAATGCTGGTTGATCGAGGATATCTAGCTGAAATTGAGAAGTTGGCCAAATCAGAACAAGAGGTTGCTGTGAATAGATTTCGCAAGTGGGCTTCCAGCTTTTGCCCTGATGCTAAGTACATGAATGTGGGAAGTGATGTGCAACTACGCCAGCTTTTATTTGGTGGGACTGTGAACAG CAAGGACTCGAATCAGGCTCTTCCAAATGAGAGGACTTTTAGAGTTCCAAACACTGATAAAGTGATTGAAGAAGGCAAAAGTACAACTCCAAAATTTCGCAATATCACTCTGCACACAATTGGTGTCAATCTGCCAACTGAGATTTACACAGCAACTGGTTGGCCTTCAGTTAGCGGAGATGCTTTGAAGATTTTAGCTGGCAAGATCTCTTCAGAGTATGATTTTATGGATCCCGCTCCTGATATGGAGTCTGTTGATGATGGAGATTCTTGTGAGACAGTGAGTGATGAATACTTGGGAAAAGAAGAGATTATCTCTGAAAATCTTGACAGGTCTGACTATGGAACAGCTTTGCAAGCATTCGAGTCAGAGGAGAAGGGGAAGGAAGCTTGCCACGCCATTGCTGCATTATGTCAAGTTTGCTCTATTGATTCGTTGATATCCAACTTCATCCTCCCTTTGCAG GGCAGTAATATAGCTGGCAAAAACAGACGAATTCATTGTTCACTAAATATCAACACAGAAACTGGGCGGTTATCTGCTAGGCGACCAAATTTGCAG AATCAACCAGCGCTTGAAAAGGACCGGTATAAGATCCGCCAGGCATTTGTAGCTGCGCCTGGAAATTCTCTCATTGTTGCTGACTATGGACAG CTGGAACTTAGGATTCTTGCTCATCTTTCTAACTGTAAGAGCATGTTGGATGCCTTCAAAGCTGGTGGGGATTTCCATTCAAGGACTGCAATGAACATGTACCAGCATATTCGTGAAGCTGTTGAGAACAAGGAAGTGCTACTTGAGTGGGATCCTCAACCTGGTCAGGATAAACCCCCAGTTCCAATGTTGAAG GATACCTACGGATCTGAGAGAAGGAAAGCTAAAATGCTCAACTTTTCCATTGCATATGGGAAAACTCCAGTTGGGCTTTCCCGGGATTGGAAG GTATCTGTCCAGGATGCAGAGAAAACAGTTGAACTTTGgtacaaagaaagaaaagaagtgaGAAGGTGGCAAGAAGAACGTAAAAAAGAAGCTAAAGAATTTAGATGCGTTCGAACATTGCTAGGACGGGCACGCTGGTTTCCCTCATTAACTCGTGCTAGCCGTGCTCAAAGAGGACATATTGAAAGGGCTGCTATCAATACTCCAGTGCAG GGTAGTGCTGCTGATGTCGCCATGTGTGCCATGTTAGAGATATCCAATAATGCACGTTTGAAAGATCTTGGGTGGAGGCTGCTTTTACAG GTCCATGATGAAGTCATCTTGGAAGGGCCATCAGAATCAGAGGAGGTTGCAAAGGCCATAGTTGTTGACTGCATGTCGAAGCCCTTTGGTGGCAAGAACATCCTTAATGTTGACCTTGCGGTTGATGCCAAGTGTGCACAGAACTGGTATGCTGCCAAGTAG
- the LOC133734507 gene encoding microtubule-associated protein TORTIFOLIA1-like gives MSFAGPRISKPTKPPNSTPPQNQLTPSSRSSSSSLSSHLAMVELKQRILTSLSKLSDRDTYQIAVEDLEKIIQTLPADGLPVLLNCLYDASADPKPAVKKESLRLLALLSSSHPDFTSTHLTKIISHIVKRLKDADSGVRDACRDSIGALAAQYLKGESGGDNVGSAVVGLFVKPLFEAMGEQNKGVQSGAAVCMAKIVDSALDPPVPAFQKLCPRICKLLNNPNFLAKASLLPVVSSLSQVGAVAPQSLDNLLPTVHDCLGSPDWATRKAAADVLIALALHSSNLITDRAASTVTVLESCRFDKIKPVRDSMTEALQFWKKIAGGDDSPKEQKAPSHGNPESAEVSERNEPKVSKPSEKTEQAAKVASNGSSPTSDSVSKAKGSTIPDKAVGLLKKPPVLTDKELNPEFFQKLERGSGELPVEVVVPRRHLNTSNSSNEVETESNAMDSKERSNNIGSSHSEDFRGSFNSKYRNIERGIAGLYSKQRDHDDLARDKWPEERMNGKDSRMRAVDVDDRTDINQRESSSSRAGFSKTDGQSDGSFANSKGNWLAIQRQLLQLERQQAHLMSMLQDFMGGSHDTMITLENRVRGLERIVEDMARDLSISSGRRGGNFAMGFEGSNRQLGKYNGFPDYASAKFGRGGEGRIPFGERYSQTDGIVSDMRGRGPSWRSDMSEVWDFSTYGGSRNGQRKAVGGGPMDGRSPKSENGSDHGGSRRAWEKGSGLLRFGEGPSARSVWQASKDEATLEAIRVAGEDNGPSRTARVAMPELTAEALGDDSVGQDRDPIWTSWTNAMDAFQVGDMDTAYAEVLSTGDDHLLVKLMDRSGPVIDQLSNETATEVLHAVGQFLPEQNLFDVCLSWIQQLVEIVLENGPDVLGIPNEVRKEIVLNLHEASVAMDPPEDWEGAMPDQLLLQLASTWGINLQQHAK, from the exons ATGAGTTTCGCAGGACCCAGAATCTCAAAACCCACAAAACCCCCAAACTCAACACCCCCACAAAACCAGCTCACCCCATCTTCAaggtcctcttcttcttctctctcctcccaccTCGCCATGGTGGAACTCAAGCAGAGGATCCTCACCTCCCTCTCCAAGCTCTCCGACCGCGACACCTACCAAATCGCCGTCGAAGATCTCGAGAAAATAATCCAGACCCTCCCCGCCGACGGCCTCCCCGTGCTCCTCAACTGCCTCTACGACGCCTCCGCCGACCCCAAACCCGCCGTCAAGAAAGAGTCTCTACGCCTCCTCGCATTGCTCTCCTCCTCCCACCCCGATTTCACCTCCACCCACCTCACAAAGATCATCTCCCACATCGTCAAACGCCTCAAGGACGCCGACTCCGGCGTCCGGGACGCGTGTCGCGACTCCATTGGGGCGCTGGCGGCGCAGTACTTGAAGGGGGAGAGCGGCGGCGACAATGTTGGGTCGGCGGTGGTGGGGTTGTTTGTGAAGCCGTTGTTTGAGGCTATGGGGGAGCAGAACAAAGGGGTGCAATCCGGTGCGGCCGTGTGTATGGCTAAGATTGTGGACTCGGCTTTGGACCCTCCTGTCCCTGCTTTTCAGAAGCTCTGTCCCAGGATCTGTAAGCTGCTTAACAATCCTAACTTCCTGGCTAAGGCTTCGCTGTTGCCCGTGGTTTCCAGCTTGTCTCAG GTTGGAGCGGTAGCACCGCAAAGCTTGGATAATTTGCTGCCAACTGTTCATGACTGTCTCGGGAGTCCAGATTGGGCAACGCGTAAAGCAGCAGCTGATGTGCTCATTGCACTAGCATTGCATTCGAGTAACTTGATCACAGATAGAGCTGCTTCCACAGTCACTGTGCTTGAGTCTTGCCGGTTTGACAAG ATAAAACCCGTCAGAGATAGCATGACAGAAGCGTTGCAGTTTTGGAAAAAGATTGCGGGGGGAGATGACTCTCCAAAAGAGCAGAAAGCCCCATCTCATG GAAATCCTGAATCAGCTGAGGTTTCAGAAAGGAATGAGCCAAAAGTTTCAAAGCCTAGTGAGAAAACAGAACAAGCAGCAAAGGTTGCATCTAATGGTTCTTCCCCTACTTCAGATTCTGTTTCTAAAGCCAAAGGTAGTACTATTCCAGATAAAGCTGTTGGACTTCTGAAGAAACCGCCTGTCTTGACTGACAAAGAGCTAAACCCAGAATTCTTCCAGAAACTTGAAAGGGGTTCTGGCGAGTTGCCTGTAGAGGTAGTTGTTCCTCGTAGACATCTCAATACTTCAAACTCAAGTAATGAGGTAGAAACAGAGTCAAATGCTATGGACTCAAAGGAAAGGTCAAACAACATTGGAAGCAGCCATTCAGAAGATTTTCGTGGATCTTTCAATAGTAAATACCGTAATATTGAGAGAGGAATTGCTGGTCTGTATTCTAAACAAAGAGATCATGATGACTTGGCACGGGATAAATGGCCAGAAGAAAGAATGAACGGAAAAGACTCGAGAATGAGAGCAGTGGATGTTGATGATAGGACTGATATTAATCAAAGGGAGTCATCCAGCAGTCGTGCAGGGTTCTCTAAAACTGATGGTCAATCTGACGGATCCTTCGCCAATAGCAAAGGAAATTGGTTGGCTATCCAAAGGCAGTTGTTACAGCTGGAGAGACAACAAGCTCATTTGATGAGCATGCTGCAG GATTTCATGGGCGGGTCTCATGACACCATGATAACTTTGGAGAACAGGGTAAGGGGCCTTGAGAGAATTGTGGAAGACATGGCACGGGATTTATCAATATCTTCAGGTAGGAGAGGTGGTAATTTTGCGATGGGGTTTGAGGGATCTAATCGACAACTAGGCAAGTATAATGGTTTCCCTGACTATGCGAGTGCCAAATTTGGAAGAGGTGGTGAGGGACGAATTCCGTTTGGGGAAAGATATTCTCAAACTGATGGAATTGTTTCAGACATGAGGGGAAGGGGCCCTTCTTGGAGATCTGACATGTCCGAGGTGTGGGATTTTTCTACATATGGTGGTTCTAGAAATGGGCAGAGGAAGGCTGTTGGTGGTGGTCCCATGGATGGTAGGTCACCCAAGTCGGAAAATGGAAGTGATCATGGTGGCAGCAGGCGGGCATGGGAGAAAGGGAGTGGACTTCTCAGGTTTGGTGAGGGGCCTTCCGCAAGAAGTGTTTGGCAAGCATCGAAAGATGAAGCTACCTTGGAAGCAATTCGTGTGGCTGGAGAGGATAATGGACCATCAAGAACAGCAAGAGTAGCTATGCCTGAATTGACTGCAGAGGCTTTGGGAGATGATAGTGTTGGCCAAGATCGGGATCCAATCTGGACTTCTTGGACTAATGCAATGGATGCTTTTCAAGTGGGTGATATGGATACAGCCTATGCGGAAGTATTGTCTACAGGAGATGATCACTTGCTTGTAAAACTAATGGATAGATCAGGTCCTGTGATTGACCAACTTTCAAATGAAACAGCAACCGAGGTCTTGCATGCGGTTGGACAGTTTTTACCAGAGCAAAACTTGTTTGACGTCTGCCTGTCTTGGATTCAGCAG TTGGTTGAAATAGTGCTGGAAAATGGACCTGATGTCCTCGGCATTCCAAATGAAGTAAGGAAGGAGATAGTACTGAATTTGCATGAAGCTTCTGTAGCAATGGATCCACCTGAGGACTGGGAGGGTGCAATGCCTGATCAACTATTGCTGCAGTTGGCATCCACCTGGGGAATCAATCTGCAACAACATGCCAAATAA